A section of the Sedimentisphaera cyanobacteriorum genome encodes:
- a CDS encoding family 43 glycosylhydrolase encodes MNLLTSNLRRMLAGCLPLLMLSFFASALKAETVAYWRFDEGPANGAVQKTFGAADSSGNGNHLDPGTQAGQQGLRYKNETPYPSIPQSGAENSYSIKNTGSSPSLETRSQDSAEGPGSLPAGIDIETITPSQFTIEAFFKPEDGGYRTVVGRDAVDVIGGNSNLSALYFQIRPDDSVAIVYADVSGYQHIAESPSDMIDGFDFSSDPQGQNGRWYYMAAINDGSTLSLYLANITAGTDPFLVGQADLTESPSPDRSLTAGTQSGQGWHTGAWSVGRGMYDAQRTDRCWGYIDEVRISTSALSLNELLMTPNPSTKRNPLFDGADPHIMLTHDKAWIYPTSGFPRRFYTYSSSDMVNWSSRQEILNFNQISWIPSGKYAWAPCIIEKDNTYYFYYSVGPKPSHIGVAHARRPNGRFTDKGSALLSDNGSPGFEAIDPMVFEDPVSGKFYFYAGGSAGSKLRVFELNDDMLSFKQEINVDNPPNFTEGAFMHYRSGVYYLSYSNGRWNNSSYSIHYCASDSPLGPWNYQGELASSQGWFKGPGHHSFVHNKAVDEWCIVYHRWNEHLDDGPYSGSRSVCIEKIEYDGDQIKPIILTDTGIEQTWTGSYYRADFNFDGQVNASDLMIFTGDWLSSNYICDTAPVGGDGAVNKPDFSFFASQWIWGN; translated from the coding sequence ATGAATTTACTCACTTCAAACCTTAGACGGATGCTGGCAGGCTGCCTGCCGCTTTTAATGCTTTCTTTTTTCGCTTCAGCATTAAAGGCAGAAACAGTCGCTTACTGGCGTTTTGACGAAGGGCCTGCAAACGGGGCTGTTCAAAAGACATTCGGAGCTGCGGACAGCTCAGGAAACGGCAACCATTTAGACCCGGGAACTCAGGCTGGCCAGCAGGGCTTGCGCTACAAAAACGAAACACCTTACCCCTCTATCCCGCAGAGCGGGGCTGAAAATTCATACAGCATAAAAAATACCGGCTCTTCCCCCTCACTTGAGACGCGCTCCCAAGATTCGGCAGAAGGCCCTGGCAGCTTGCCTGCCGGAATCGACATTGAAACAATCACCCCGTCCCAATTCACTATCGAGGCATTTTTCAAGCCCGAAGACGGCGGTTACCGCACTGTAGTGGGCAGGGATGCGGTTGATGTAATCGGCGGCAACTCAAATCTTTCCGCTCTTTACTTCCAGATTCGTCCGGACGACAGCGTTGCAATCGTTTATGCGGATGTCTCCGGATACCAGCATATCGCAGAATCGCCTTCGGATATGATAGACGGCTTCGATTTCAGCTCAGACCCGCAAGGACAGAACGGACGCTGGTATTATATGGCTGCGATTAACGACGGCAGCACGCTGAGCCTGTATCTGGCAAACATAACAGCAGGCACAGACCCCTTCCTCGTGGGCCAGGCAGACCTAACCGAAAGCCCGAGCCCAGACAGATCGCTCACTGCCGGCACGCAAAGCGGCCAGGGCTGGCATACCGGGGCGTGGTCGGTAGGACGCGGGATGTATGACGCCCAGCGAACAGACCGCTGCTGGGGGTATATCGATGAGGTGCGAATCTCTACATCCGCCCTTTCGCTTAATGAGCTGCTTATGACCCCTAACCCCTCGACAAAACGCAATCCGCTTTTCGACGGGGCAGACCCTCACATTATGCTCACCCACGACAAGGCTTGGATTTATCCTACCTCCGGCTTTCCGCGCCGCTTTTACACTTATTCATCTTCGGATATGGTGAACTGGTCTTCAAGGCAGGAAATTTTGAATTTCAACCAGATTTCTTGGATACCCTCTGGCAAATACGCATGGGCTCCGTGCATAATTGAGAAAGACAACACATACTACTTCTACTATTCCGTTGGCCCGAAACCTTCGCATATCGGCGTCGCACACGCCCGGAGGCCGAACGGCCGGTTTACAGACAAGGGCTCCGCTCTTCTTTCAGATAACGGCAGCCCGGGCTTCGAAGCGATAGACCCGATGGTGTTTGAAGACCCCGTTTCAGGCAAGTTTTACTTCTATGCAGGCGGAAGCGCCGGTTCTAAGCTGCGCGTATTCGAACTGAATGATGATATGCTCAGCTTCAAGCAGGAAATCAACGTTGACAACCCGCCAAATTTCACTGAAGGCGCGTTTATGCATTATCGCAGCGGCGTTTACTACCTCTCCTACAGCAATGGACGCTGGAACAACAGCAGCTACTCAATCCATTACTGCGCCTCCGATTCGCCGCTCGGGCCTTGGAACTATCAAGGCGAGCTGGCGAGCAGTCAAGGGTGGTTCAAAGGGCCGGGGCATCATTCGTTTGTGCATAACAAAGCAGTGGATGAATGGTGTATAGTTTATCACCGCTGGAACGAACACCTTGATGACGGGCCATATTCCGGCTCACGCTCGGTGTGCATTGAGAAAATTGAATACGACGGCGACCAGATCAAACCGATTATTCTGACAGACACAGGCATTGAACAAACCTGGACGGGCTCATATTACCGCGCAGACTTCAACTTCGACGGACAGGTGAACGCCTCAGACCTGATGATTTTTACAGGCGACTGGCTTAGCTCGAATTATATCTGCGATACTGCTCCCGTCGGAGGCGACGGGGCAGTAAACAAGCCGGATTTCAGCTTTTTTGCTTCGCAGTGGATCTGGGGCAATTAA